The Gemmatimonadota bacterium sequence TCGCTCACCGCGCTGCGCCAGTGGAACATCGCCCACCAGCGGGCCGGCGCCATCAAGTACGGCCAGGCGCTGCTCGACATCTCCGACGAGATGGACCTGCAGGCGGATCGGGCGCGCTACGACGCAGATCGTCGGAAGGACATCCTCCTCGCCGCGACCAACGGGATCGATGCCGCGATGAAGGCCAACCGCCTCGACGCGCTCCTCTTTCCCGGCGTGAGCAGCGCGGGTATCGCCGCCCGACCGGGCTACCCGTCGATCACGGTTCCCTTCGCGCTTCTCCCCGTGACCCCGGCGCCCCCGGCGGCGGCGGCGGCGCGTTCCCCGCGGGCTTCGAGCCCAAGCCGGCCCCGTATGGCGTCACGTTCACCGCCGGAGCCTGTGCCGAGCCGAAGCTGATCGAGCTCGCGTACGCCTTCGAGCAGGCCACGAAGCGGCGCAGGTCGCCGCCGCAGTTCCCGTAGAGAGGCGCGCCTAGTCGCCGCTCAGCGCTAAGTCGGTGCAGCTGCCGGCAGGCGGTGACGCGGGCGGCGTCGCGTGCCCGCCGGCGCGCCGAAAGCGCCCCAGCAACGACGAACGCCAATGCTCCATGATCTCGTACACCGTCGGGATCACGACGAGCGTCAGACGGTCGAGGCGATCCAACCCCGCCGATCACCGCCCGCCCCAGCGGCGCGCGGAAGTCGGCCCTCGCCGATGCCTAACGCCACCGGGATCATCCCGGCAATCAGCGCCAGCGTGGTCATCATGATCGGGCGCAGGCGGATGCCCAGCCTTGATAAAGGGGCGTCGCGCACGCTCAGCCCGCCGTCGCGATGCGCCCACTTGGCAAAGTCGATGAGGAGGATCGCGTTCTTCGCCACCAGCCCCATCAGCATCATCACCCCGATCAGGCTCATCACGTTGAGCGTGTCGCCGGTGAGCAGGAGCGCCAGCACCACCCCAATCAGTGAGAGCGGGCGCGAGAGCAGGATCACCAGCGGCTCGAGGAAGCTCCCGAACTGCACCACGAGGATGAGGTACATCAGCATCACGGCGATGCCGAGCGCGGTGATGATCGCGCTGAACATCTCGTTCTGGCTCTCGACCTGCCCCGCTTCGCTGATGCGGTAGCCGGGCGGGAGTGGGATCGACGTCACCCGGCGCATCACGTCGGCCGCCACGTTCCCCATCGAGGCGCCGAGCACGTTGGCGCCCACCGTCACCACGCGTCGCCGCTGGTAGTGGTCGATGCGCGCCGGGCTCATCCCGCCGTCACGGTGGCCACCTGCGACAGCGGGACGTACGGCAGCGCTCCGTTCGCGCCGGGACGCTGCCCGGTGAGCATGATCGGGAGCTGCGCGACGTCGGCGGCGCGCGAGCGCGCAGCCGGCGCCAGGCGCACGCGCACGTAGCGCGAGATCCCCGACGGATCGACCCACGTCCCCGCGTCGACCCCGGCGAAGGCGAAGCGCAGCGACGTGGCCAGCTGCCCGACGCTCACGCCGAGCGACGACGCGAGTGCCCGGTTCACGCGGATCGCCAGCTCGGGGGTCTGCCCCCGGGTCGAGAGCCCGACGTCGACCGCGCCGGGGACGACGCGCACCGAGTCGGCGACTCGCTCGGCGATCGTGGCAAGCTGCTGCGCATCGGGGCCCTGCACCTCGAGTTGCATCTGCTTCTGGTTGCCGGCCAGGCTGCCGGCATCGTACGTGTAGGCCACCGCCCCCGAGATGCTGGCCACCTCGCGGCGGATCACCTGCCCGAAGTCGAGCTGCGAGATGTCGCGTTTCTGCTTGGAGACCATGCGCACATAGACCGTCGCTTCGTCGACGGCCCCCGAGCCGCTCGAGCTGCCAACGGTTGTGTAGGTATACGCCACCACGCCCGTGTGCGCGCGGATCTGGCGCGCGACTTCCTCGGCCTTGAGTATCGTGTACTCCAGCGACGACCCGGGCGGCGTCTCGATCGAGACGTTCAGCTCGCCGTTGTCCATGACCGGCTGGAAGCCGAAACCTCCAAAGGCCACCTGCAGCCAGAGCGCGAGCACCAGCGTGGTCGTGGCGATGCCGATCATCCACCAGCGGTGGTCGAGCGCCCAGGCGATGATGGTCTCGTAGCGCTCGGCCTGTCGGTCGAACCAGACGTTGAATCGGTCCAGCGCGCGGGCGATCGGGTTGCGACGCTCGTGCGCCTCGAGCTGCGGATCGGGCCAGTAGGCCGACAGCATCGGGTCGAGCGAGAACGAGACGAAGAGCGAGACGAGCACCGCGCTGGCGATCGTCAGGGCGAACGGCTTGAAGAGCTGCCCGGCGATCCCCGGCATGAAGCCGACCGGGACGAAGACCGCCACGATGGAGAAGGTGGTCGCCGCCACCGCGAGCCCGATCTCATCGGTCCCTTCGTGCGATGCCGTCACGTGGTCTTTTCCCATCTCGACGTGTCGCACGATGTTCTCGCGCACGACGATCGCGTCGTCGATGAGGATGCCGATGGCGAGCGACAGCCCCATCAGCGACATCACGTTGAGCGAGAAGCCGAAGAGCAGGAGCGGGGCGAAGGCCGTCAGCACCGACACCGGGAGTGCGAGCCCCGTGATGACCGTCGAGCGCCACGAATTGAGGAAGAGGAAGACTACGAGGACCGTCAGCAGCGCCCCCTCGAACAGCGTCTCCTGCACGTTGCTCACCGAACGGCGCACGCGCGCACCACCATCGCGCACGAACTCGATCGACACCCCGGCGGGGAGCGTGGCCTGCAACTCCGCGACGCGCGCACGCACCGCGTCGCCTACGCCGGTGGTGCTCGCCTCACGCGACTTGATGATGTCGAGCCCGATCGCCGGGACGCCGTTGAACAGCGCGGCCGACGTGGGCTCCGCGGCCCCGGCTTCCACGTCGGCGAGCTGGCCGAGCCTGACGAGTTGCCCCGTACGTTGCGCGACGACGATGTCGGCAAAGTCCGAGGGCGCCCCCAGGCGGCCGTCCAGGCGAATCACGCGGTTCTCGAGCGCCGCATTCACCCGCCCCACGGGGGCGGCGAGATTCTGCGCGCGAATCGTGTTCACCACCTGGTCGATCCCCACCCCGGCCGCGGCCAGGTCGCTCGGGCGCACGTTGATGTTGAGCTGTGCGCTGTCTCCCCCGACGATGGTCACCTGTGCCACGCCAGCGATGGAGCGCAACTCGCCGCCAATCGTCTGGTCGGCCAACTGCGTGAGCTGCGGTGTGGAAAGCGTCCGCGACGTGAGGGCGAGCGACACGATGGGCAGCTGCGTCGGATCGAACCGGTTCATCACCGGCTCGAGGATCTCCTGCGGGAGCTGCGGACGCACCGCCGACATCGCGTCGCGCACGTCCTGCATCGCCTGGTCGATGTCCTTGGAGAAGACGAACTGCACCACGACCTGTCCAAAGCCGTCGGTCGACGTGGAGTTCATCCGGTCGACACCGCTGATGGATGACAGCTTGTCCTCGATGCGTGTGACCACCTCGCGCTCGACCACATCGGGGGCGGCGCCGGGGTAGGGCACGGCGACGAAGACGACGGGCGGCGTCAGCTCCGGAAACTCGTCGGTGCCGAGCCGAAAGAGCGACGCCAGGCCGAAGACCACGAGGGCGATCATCGACACGACGGTGATGATCGGTCGCTTGATCGCGAAATCGGAGATGTACACAGGGCAGACGAGGAAGAGGCGAGTGCGGACCGTCCCCGATACGATACCGCCCGGACCCCGCTCGAACCACACGCCATCCCTCGTCTTCTGGTCTTCTGGTCTTCCAAAGCGCTCGCCATATTCGCGCGACCAGTCTGGAGACCCGATGCGCACCACCGGCGGCGAAGTCCTTGCACGGATTCTCAAGATCGAAGGGGTCGACGTCGTCTTCGGCATCATCGACGGCACCTACTTCGGCTTCTACTCGGCGCTCCACCGTTTAGGCATCCGCCTCATCACGCCGCGCCATGAAGCCAGCGCCGCGCACGCGGCCGCGGCCTACGCGCGCCTGACGGGGCGCCTCGGCGTCTGCATGGCCAGCAACGGCCCCGGCGTCGCCAACATCCTCCCCGGCCTCGTGGTCGAACAGGCCGAGGGGAATCGCGTCCTCTGTATCACCAGCGCGCGACGCACCGGTGCGATGTATCCGCTGCGCACCGGGACCTATCAGGGGTTCGATCAGCAGGCGGTCGTTGGGTCGTTCGCCAAGTTCAGTCGCGCCGTCCCGTCGTTCGACCGCATCCCCGAGTTGATGCGCGCCGCCCTGCGGGCCTGCTGGGACGGTCGCCCGGGCGTCGTGCACCTGGACGTCCCCGAGAACCTGATGAACGGCGAGGTCAAGGCGGTCGTCCCGACCTGGCAGCCGTCGCAGTATCGGCGCACCACGCCGCTCGCCCCCGACGCGCGCGACGTCGAGCGCGCCGCCGACCTCCTGCTGCGCGCCGAGCTTCCGCTCATCCACGCGGGGAGCGGGGTGATCCACGCGCAGGCACACGAGGCGTTGCGAACGGTTGCCGAACTGCTCGAGGCGCCGGTCACCACCAGCTGGGCGGCGCGCGGCGTCTTCGACGAGGAATCGCCACTCGCCCTCCCGATGACGCACGTCAAGCTCAACACGCTGGCGCGCAACGACGCCGACACGGTGCTCATCGTTGGCTCCCGCGTGGGAGAGACCGACTGGTGGGGCAAGGCGCCCTATTGGCGACTCCCGAGCGAACAGAAGACGATCCAGGTTGACGTGGACGAGGCGATCATCGGCGCCAACAAGCCGGCCGATGTGGCGATCGTTGCCGACGCCGGGGTCTTCCTCCCCGCGCTCCGTGCTCGGCTCGAGGCGCGCCGCGGCGAGATGTCGATGACGAAGCGTCGAGCGGCGCTGGCCAGATACCGGGAGCACGTCCGCCGCTACGAGGCCAAGCTCGCCCGCGCGTTAGGCAACACCCGCGCTCCCGTGCACTCGGCGCACGCGCCGGCGCTGGTGCGCGAACTCTTTCCCGCCGGGAGTCCCCTCGTCGCCGATGGTGGCAATACGGCCGTGTGGAGCATGTTCTATACGCGCGCCCACGCCCCGGCCCGCATGCTCAGCACCATGAAGATGGGGATGCTCGGTGCCGGGATGGGGCAGGCGGTGGGGGCGGCGGTGGCTGTCCCCGACCATCCGGTGGCCTGCCTCATCGGCGATGGGGCGGCGGGGATGCACCCGCAGGAGATCGAGACCGCCGTCAGGCACAAGCTGCGCATCGTGTGGCTGGTGCTGTGCGACAAGCAGTGGGGGATGGTGAAGATGACGCAGTCCATCGCCCTCCGCCCGGTCAAGATGCTGCTGAAGAAGCGGCTCGACGCCGACGAGAACATCTGGACCGACGTCGGCGAGATCGACTTTGCCAAGCTGGCCGAGTCGATGGGGGCGGCGGGAACACGGGTGAATGAGCCGGCGGCCCTGCGCCAGGCCATTGTGCAGGCCCTCGCGCACGACGGGCCGACGGTGATCCACGTCGACGTCGACCCGACCGTGCACATGTGGGCCCCTGGGCTCATCCACTTCAAGGCGATGCACCAGGAGCCCAAGGGGACGTGACCGACGTCGACGCGGTCCGCCTCAACTTCAGCGCCAGCACGTTGCACCTGCTCAATGCGATCCTCGGGATCGTGATGTTCGGCGTCGCGCTGGACATGAAGGGGGACGACGTCCGGCGCGTCGTGACCAACCCCCGCCCGGTGTTGATCGGGCTGCTCGGGCACTATCTCGTCTTCCCGGCCGTCACCTTCCTCCTCGTGACGACCCTTCGCCCGGCGCCAAGCATTGCGCTGGGGATGATGCTGGTGGCCAGTTGTCCGGCAGGGAACATCTCGAACTTCCTCGTGCACCTGGCGGGAGGCAACACCGCGCTCTCGGTGAGCATCAGCTCGGCCTCGACCGTCCTGTCGGTCGTGCTCACGCCCCTGGTGCTGCGCGCCTGGGGAACGATGTACGCGCCGACGCGCACCCTCCTGCGCGATGTCGCCGTCGACCCCGTGGAGATGTTCGTCACGATCTTCCTCCTCCTGGGGCTCCCGCTCGCGGCCGGGCTGTTCACCGCGCGCCGGTGGCCCACGCTGGCCGATCGGCTGCGCCGACCGCTCAAACGCCTCTCGATCGCCGTCTTCGCACTCTTCCTGGTCGCGGCGCTCGCCGGCAACTGGCAGTACTTCGTCACCTACGTGCGCCGCGTCGTCCTTGCCGTGTTCCTGCATAACGCGACGGCGCTCGCCGCCGGCTACTGGACGGCGGCGCTCCTCGGCCTCGGGGAGCGCGACCGCCGCGCGGTGAGCTTCGAGGTCGGGATCCAGAACTCGGGGCTGGGGCTCATCCTCATCTTCGCCTTCTTCGGCGGCCTCGGCGGGATGGCGATCGTCGCCGCATGGTGGGGAATCTGGCACGTCATCGCCGGCATGTCGCTGGCGACGTGGTGGTCGCGGCGCCCGGTCGCGCCAGCCGCGGGCGAGTCAGCTGGATGAGCGCCGCACGCACATGAGCGCCAACGTCCTCGTCACCGGCTCGTCAGGCTACATCGGGCGCTTGCTCGTCGAGGCACTCGCGACACGCGGCGCCGAGGGGCGCATGGGTCGCGTCGTCGCCGCCGACGTGCGCGAACCCGAGCGACTCCCCGCCAGCGTGACCTTCGTGCGTCACGACGTGCGCGACGACGGACTGGCCGACGTGCTGCGCCACCACGACGTGACCTGCGTCGTGCACCTCGCATCGATCGTCACGCCCCCCAAGGGGAGCACGCGCGCCGTCGAGTACGCGGTCGACGTCCAGGGGAGCCGGCGTGTCCTCGACGCCTGTATTGCCGCAAACGTACGGCGCCTCGTCGTCACGTCGAGCGGGGCGGCCTACGGCTATCATGCCGACAATCCTGCGTGGCTGGCCGAGGATGCCCCGCTGCGCGGCAACGAATCGTTTGCCTACAGCTGGCACAAGCGCCTGGTCGAGGAGATGCTCGCCGACTGTCGCGTGCGTCACCCGTCGCTCGAGCAGGTGATCTTTCGCGTCGGGACGATCCTCGGCGCCACGGTGCACAACCAGATCACCGCCCTGTTCGAGCGCACACGCCTCCTCGCCATCCGCGGGTCGGATTCGCCGTTCGTCTTCATCCACGACGCCGACGTCGTCGCCTGTCTCGTGCGCGCCGTCGACGCGCCGGTCACCGGGATCTTCAACGTCGCGGGCGATGGCGCGCTCAGCATCCGCGAGATCGCGGCCCTGCTCGGGAAGCCGGTCCTCACGCTCCCGGCGTGGCTGCTGCAGGGGGCGCTCGCGGTCGCGCGCCCACTCGGGCTCACTCGTTACGGACCCGAGCAGGTCGACTTCCTCCGGTACCGCCCGGTGCTCGACAACGCGCGGCTCAAGCGCGAGTTCGGCTACGTGCCGGCGCTCACGTCGCGCGAGGCGTTCGACCGATGGCGGGAGAGGGGGCGGGCCGACACCGGTCGCTGACCCGGTCTTCCGGCATCGAAGGGTGACATGGGCGCGCGCCGCCTATCGCGGCGCAGCCAGCGCGCTCTCCAGGACGTCACGCAGCTGCGCCACCTCGAACGGCTTCTCGAGGAAGAGCCACGGGCGCCCCGGGAGCACCAGGTCACGCGTGAGCCCGGCCGTGTTGCCCGACATGAGAATGATCGGGAGCGATGGGAGGAGCGCCCGGACGCGGCGCGCGAGCTCGGGCCCGTCCAGCGATGGCATGCGCACGTCGGTCAGTAGTACGTCGAAATCGTCCGGCCCAGCGGCCAGCTGTCGTAGCGCTTCGAGGCCGCTCGCGCACGGGGTGACCTGCCAGTCGAGCCGCGTGAGCTGACGCGCGATGATCGCGAGCACCGTGGCGTCGTCGTCGACCACGATGGCGCGGCGCGCGGGGCGCAGCGGCGCCAACGCGGTCGCCGATCCACGTCCCCTGCGCCCCTCGCGTCCACGCGGAGAGACGTCGCGGACGATCAGCTCGACGTAGCGGCCGTTTCCCGGCAGCTCGACGCGCGCACCCGTGATGGCCAGGTCTCGCCCCGAGTCGCGCACGTACGCGCGCAGCAGCTGGTCGCTCGCGCTGCGAAGGTAGGGCGCATCGGCCGGCGTTCCATCGTACCGCAACAGCACCGACGGGAATGCCCCGCCGGCCCGGAGCGGGTGCGGCGCCAGGCATCGCTCGGCCGCCGGGTTCGCATGTCGGACCGTCCCGTCGTCCTCCATGAGGACGATTCCGTCAGGTGCACGCTCGATGAGGACCGCGAGGCGCGCCGCCAGCGTCTGTGCCTGCTGCGTCAGCTCCAGCATCGCGCGCCGCGCCACGATCACGAGCATCGTTGCCCCGATGCACGCGAACTCGGTCATGATCACGCCGCCAATCGACGTGCCGCCCACCTCCCCCGCTGTGACCGCGCGCCACGGAACCGACGCGGGGATGGCCACGAGGTAGATCGCGGCAGTGATCACGGCATCGCGCGTCCCCAACAGGAGGCACGCGCCAACGACGACGTTGGGGAGAAAGACCATCGCCGGGTCGAAGGGGGCTGGGCCGAGGAACATGTCCAGCACCGTATCGAGTACCGCCGCGACGAGGATGACTCGCGTCCCCGACGTGTGGCGGCCGGCGCGCATGAGGGCGAGCGCCACGATGCAGGCGATCGCACCGACGACGTTCGTCACGCCCAGCGGGACGAAGGCACGATGCTGCAGTCCCTGCACGAAACCGATCGAGAGGACGTACGTCGCAAGACAGACCCAGGCGGCGATCGGGCCGATCGTTACCGCGAGCCGAGGAGCATCCGGTGCGACGAGGATCGGCGAGTCGCTTGCCGGAGCAAAAACGGGTGCACGCACTGCGGGAGGGGGAAGGGAAGAGGAAGGGCGAGCAAACCTGAGGACGGTCGCTTGAGGCAGCAAGGGGCGCAGAACGGGGGCACCGAAGATCACGGCACCTGCACGCTGGATCGTCGTCCCTTCCTCTGCCGCGATGCGGATGATCGGCGAGCCGGTCAGGTGATTCCCGATGGCGGAATGCGGACCAAGACATGCAGGATATCGCTCCCGCCCGCGGTACCGCGACGACTCGCCGGCTGGCTTCTCTCACCTCGGAAGTCCCCCGTGAAGACCGTGCTCCTTCGCCTGCTCGCCCTCATCGGGGCACTCGCCGCCGCGGTCGCGGTCTTCGTGACGGCCGCCAGGCTGGAACTGGGCTTCTGGCCGCTCGCGCTCCTGGCGCTCGTCGCCTTTGCGGGCGCCGGCTTCGGGCTCCTGCGCGCAACCGGGGGAGACCGGGCGGAGGCGTTGCGTTGGCTGCTGGGAGCCTCACTTGCCTACGCCATCGCGGCGCAGCTGTTGGTGGGACGGCGACCGGCCCGTACGCTGGTCGAGCCGACGCCATCGACCGAGACGAAATACTGGAGCCTTCCCGGCGGGGGACGCATCGCCTACGAGCTGGTGCAACCCAAGAACGACTCGCAGCGCCCGCCGGTTGTCGTCCTGCACGATGGCCCGGGGATGCCCGCGCTCCCCTTTCTCCATGCCCTCGGCAAGCGTCCGTACGACTTTCTCGTCGACGAGGGGTATCGCGTCTACTACTACGACCAGTTCGGGAGTGGACTGTCGGGACGTCTCGACCTCGCAAACGAGGCGCCGTACACCGTGGCGCGACACGTCGCCGACCTCGAGGCCATTCGGCGATCGCTCGGCGTGCCGACGATGATTCTCGCGGGAACCGGGTGGGGGGCGACGCTCGCCGTGCAGTATCTCCTGGAACATGCCGATCGCGTTGAGCGGATGATCCTCGAGTCGCCCGCGGCGATCTGGGCGCCG is a genomic window containing:
- a CDS encoding thiamine pyrophosphate-binding protein, translated to MRTTGGEVLARILKIEGVDVVFGIIDGTYFGFYSALHRLGIRLITPRHEASAAHAAAAYARLTGRLGVCMASNGPGVANILPGLVVEQAEGNRVLCITSARRTGAMYPLRTGTYQGFDQQAVVGSFAKFSRAVPSFDRIPELMRAALRACWDGRPGVVHLDVPENLMNGEVKAVVPTWQPSQYRRTTPLAPDARDVERAADLLLRAELPLIHAGSGVIHAQAHEALRTVAELLEAPVTTSWAARGVFDEESPLALPMTHVKLNTLARNDADTVLIVGSRVGETDWWGKAPYWRLPSEQKTIQVDVDEAIIGANKPADVAIVADAGVFLPALRARLEARRGEMSMTKRRAALARYREHVRRYEAKLARALGNTRAPVHSAHAPALVRELFPAGSPLVADGGNTAVWSMFYTRAHAPARMLSTMKMGMLGAGMGQAVGAAVAVPDHPVACLIGDGAAGMHPQEIETAVRHKLRIVWLVLCDKQWGMVKMTQSIALRPVKMLLKKRLDADENIWTDVGEIDFAKLAESMGAAGTRVNEPAALRQAIVQALAHDGPTVIHVDVDPTVHMWAPGLIHFKAMHQEPKGT
- a CDS encoding bile acid:sodium symporter family protein → MTDVDAVRLNFSASTLHLLNAILGIVMFGVALDMKGDDVRRVVTNPRPVLIGLLGHYLVFPAVTFLLVTTLRPAPSIALGMMLVASCPAGNISNFLVHLAGGNTALSVSISSASTVLSVVLTPLVLRAWGTMYAPTRTLLRDVAVDPVEMFVTIFLLLGLPLAAGLFTARRWPTLADRLRRPLKRLSIAVFALFLVAALAGNWQYFVTYVRRVVLAVFLHNATALAAGYWTAALLGLGERDRRAVSFEVGIQNSGLGLILIFAFFGGLGGMAIVAAWWGIWHVIAGMSLATWWSRRPVAPAAGESAG
- a CDS encoding SDR family oxidoreductase, producing the protein MSANVLVTGSSGYIGRLLVEALATRGAEGRMGRVVAADVREPERLPASVTFVRHDVRDDGLADVLRHHDVTCVVHLASIVTPPKGSTRAVEYAVDVQGSRRVLDACIAANVRRLVVTSSGAAYGYHADNPAWLAEDAPLRGNESFAYSWHKRLVEEMLADCRVRHPSLEQVIFRVGTILGATVHNQITALFERTRLLAIRGSDSPFVFIHDADVVACLVRAVDAPVTGIFNVAGDGALSIREIAALLGKPVLTLPAWLLQGALAVARPLGLTRYGPEQVDFLRYRPVLDNARLKREFGYVPALTSREAFDRWRERGRADTGR
- a CDS encoding response regulator → MRAPVFAPASDSPILVAPDAPRLAVTIGPIAAWVCLATYVLSIGFVQGLQHRAFVPLGVTNVVGAIACIVALALMRAGRHTSGTRVILVAAVLDTVLDMFLGPAPFDPAMVFLPNVVVGACLLLGTRDAVITAAIYLVAIPASVPWRAVTAGEVGGTSIGGVIMTEFACIGATMLVIVARRAMLELTQQAQTLAARLAVLIERAPDGIVLMEDDGTVRHANPAAERCLAPHPLRAGGAFPSVLLRYDGTPADAPYLRSASDQLLRAYVRDSGRDLAITGARVELPGNGRYVELIVRDVSPRGREGRRGRGSATALAPLRPARRAIVVDDDATVLAIIARQLTRLDWQVTPCASGLEALRQLAAGPDDFDVLLTDVRMPSLDGPELARRVRALLPSLPIILMSGNTAGLTRDLVLPGRPWLFLEKPFEVAQLRDVLESALAAPR
- a CDS encoding alpha/beta fold hydrolase; this translates as MKTVLLRLLALIGALAAAVAVFVTAARLELGFWPLALLALVAFAGAGFGLLRATGGDRAEALRWLLGASLAYAIAAQLLVGRRPARTLVEPTPSTETKYWSLPGGGRIAYELVQPKNDSQRPPVVVLHDGPGMPALPFLHALGKRPYDFLVDEGYRVYYYDQFGSGLSGRLDLANEAPYTVARHVADLEAIRRSLGVPTMILAGTGWGATLAVQYLLEHADRVERMILESPAAIWAPAWPETINPAARARITDVQASAMAALERPPMRLVIGRMMADFSPRSAHRWIQDWEGDQWWTRKTEESIRLGQPNLTCKSEPGEGIPPPSGLGFFANSYTLADAVSLPDPRPALKMLRKESLIIRGTCDYIDWPVSAEYLKAMNGAHYVAIPAAGHFIFLEQPMMFAEVVRAFLKGETLPLEAYAPASGAR